From Manihot esculenta cultivar AM560-2 chromosome 18, M.esculenta_v8, whole genome shotgun sequence:
GATATTATAATTGGCCATCCATTGTTAAATGTAGCTGTCAGTTGAATGTAGTCACCTTACCAAAACAACTAACAAGAAATATTTGGAAGGCAGCTAGCTAAAAAGAACTGTTAAGTTGCATGATAATATCACTGCTTCAGTAGTGACACAATCTCACTTTTGGCAGAAGAAATAAAGAAATACAACATCATCTGGTCGTTCAAACCTTTCGCAATGAAATGTAAGCATGCACACACGTTTTTTACGCTCTCTCGTGAACATTATGTTACCAACATGGGGTAAACAACAAGAATAAGCATCTTAAAATAACAATAACCTAGTGAGGTGGGGAAGCAGTATGTGGGAGAAATTCTATCGTTAGAACTCATAAATCAACAATACATGAATTTATATCAGACAACTAGTGAAGAGTGCCCGGGGAACTACGGCACAAGGAATAAGCAGACCTACCCATAAAAATGCGTCCCAAATTAATCATTGTTAGATGTTCTGCCAAAAATTAGTAATTCTCCTATGACATACCCAGGCACTATTGCATTCCTACCCCAAACCCCATCCTTCTCAACAAATTAAACTATAACTCCAAAGCCCAAGGGAATTAAAGATACTGAAATATTATGAGGATTTAACTAGAATATATCAAATAACAATTCAGAAACTTTCATCCACAAAATACAAAAACTGAAGCATCCATGAAAAAGATCTGATAGGAGTGACTATTGCGAGCCAGCTGGTGCTGTCATCTTATTAGTGACTCAATTTTACCAGGAAAATTAACATGATTAACATCAAACTACTTCTTCCATTACCTTAATATAGTTTCACACTAAGTGCctgtatataaattttagaaattcaTTAGAATCTGAACTTCAAGTGGACAAGCAAAAGAAAAtaagctttaaaaaaaaataaataataaaagaacgCCTGACCtgatttttctataattattttgtataaaaaGAAAACATTAGTATCATATGATTAGAACAGTCACGGCAAGCAAATAGATTCACCTTCAATTCagtaattttcttaactcaagaTCAATTTTATGTATTTCATAAATGTCTCTGCACCAAAGAGACTTTTGCCAGCAGAACTTAGATACTTCAAACCTCCATAAGAAATCATCTTGTGTTGCACAGCATTTAGAAAAAGGGTGGCAAGGATTATAAAACAAGTACCTCCCTGTATTGAATTTTACATTATGCTAAGTAACTACCATGGCAAGCTTGAAATTTCCGACCAGTTTCTGAATTCACATGCCATGGAAAACGATTCATATGATTCATTTCCCCTTATCAAGTACGAGTCCCTCAAGAGCAAACCGTTATTCATTAGACAGATTTAATACTGACAAGACTATAACAATTGGGTAACACCATTACAGTTAAGTACAAAGTGCAAGCAAGGTCACCAAGAGAAGTGGGGGAAGAAAACCATTTTTCAAacttaaatgataaaataatgaaGCAAAACAAACAACGATTATCTAAAATCAGCATAAAAATTAGATTTCACTTCCACGCCCGAGTCTGTTTTTAGCTTGTTCAGTGAATGAGGTAGATAAGAATTTATCAAATACGCTGAAATTTAGCCAAGAATCTATAAGATTCCTTGGAAGGTTGGCACTTTTACCTGACAAAGATTAACATCCgttgcccaagaaactctttTTGATCTCTGCAGTCCTCGCATACTTACAGATCAAGAAATGCACTCTCCAAACCtctcctttcccttttcttCGATTCCCAATTTCTAATTTAACGTTTCAATGTTGATTTGAGCATATGACTCTATTACCAAATTCGAAAACCCTAAAGACCTAGATTTAAACTTTGTTAAATACCTGGTACAATCAACTTACCAATTCTGAAAACCCCTTAAATGTACGACATTTACACAAGATCCAAGTAGAGAATCACAGAAAAAGATAGAATAGAAGCAATCAATTTATGCAAACATATAGAATTCACAGAGAGATCCAAGGGAACCCTAGATCCTCCGGTGTATTCATCTTTTCTGCTTTGCCGTTTCGATGCGCTTCTGTTTCTTATTTCCCCTTTCTGTCCGTATATATCTGTTTTGTGCTGTGTGCGCTGCCGCACTTGCGGCACTAGCGCGTGGTGAAGAGAAATGACAAGGAACTTGATGTCTGGGTCTTTAGAGTGCCACGTGGCTTGTTCTTTTATACTGTTATGACACGCTCGTTAACTGCGGATGGAGCTTATGTTGACTTCTTTTAAGTGTTCGGAATCTGACTGCAGTttccttcatattttttaattgaacgATGAAAGGACGGAATGCTGATAAGAACGTAAAGCTTTGGTCTGGTCAACACCTGTGCATTTCTATTTGACACTTTGTTTGCCACGTAGATTGTTTTGTTGTAGACTAAATACAAATCAACATTATTagcatttaaaataatttaaatggtagaatttaatataatttttgtttaatatgtttaaataaaatatgaattgtagcataatttatataattattcaaaGATAAGTGGCAAACTGGTAATTAcgagttaataaaataaaaaataaagtttaataaaTCTTGACCGCAATGCATGAGAAGAAGAGGGGTACGAGTTTTTCAGgttttttttactaatttgagattgaaaaaaagaaaatttatcaatttaaaatttgaaacacGTCAAGATCTAatacttttcaaaaaaaaatatcaaacattatttttttttaaataatggtTGAACCATTATCAGTAGCGTgagattattatttattttttttaaattattaatatattataataatatatttatattaatttagtttcataattttatttatattatactttttataataataaattttttataataaattttattaattttaatatattattataataatactataattaaataattataaattataaattcattgATATGTAACTATTATATTTTacgtattttattatatttaatacataaaaataaataaaattatataaaacatattagaattataatattatcgtattattaaatatgtataaaattattgaattaattaattaatataaatatttaaaattataaaaattaaatttatattttattgagtTACTTTTTATATAACTGTATAGATTTTATACTGTTTTCGTGTAACCgtctaattataaaataaaataaattttatgacaTTAAATTATACGtcagtaatatttttaatttaaatattaattataaaatatataaatatttttatactataaaataaaatatatttaaatattaatatatttagagttataaaataaaattataatattattaaatattatagaaaatcactgaattattataatttgagaaaaaaaataaattattctacaattaaattaattaattaattaattttttattaataaattataaacaattcaaTGGTCTTAatagaataatattataattttaattattgtacGCAATTACtacattatttataatttatcaaaaaatataaataaattgagtaatttatttattttgtaattaaattaattaattaaataatttttttcttaataaattataaataattcagtAATTTTATACAcgtttaacaaaataatatcataaatttaaatattttttatataattccaTTACtatcaaattttataatattttcatatattaaaaataataaaatatataaaatataataactacttatcaataaatttataaccgTGACTATttcattataatattattataataatatattaaaaataatatttctacaatgaatattaattaaattgataattatttttaaatttaaatatgacaTTATCATAGATTTCATCACAATAttatcatattaatttattaaaaataataaaatatattaaaaaataattaaaaaatttatcacctaagaaatatatatgataacactatattattttttatacgtctaattgtaatataaaattaattttataatattaaaattaaatagcactaataatttttatttaaatattaataataaaatatattaaatattatatattaaaattataaaaaatataatataatataaatatattattataatgtattaataatttaaaaaataaacaaaaatatataaactttaGCATGGCGCCACTATATCGGCCGACAGTATATAGAATTTGGTGGCGATAGTAAGCGGTTAAATTCTAaatctataaatattttatcactCATAAAAAGCTCAATTTTTCATCCAACCAAAAACCATACTTCAACCCTAATTACCAACTGTATATTCATCTCTTTCCCAAATCTAAAAAGCAATCCATTACCATCAGAAAAGAGTCCTACCTAGTTCTGAAGTTTCCTttcatacaaaataaaattagttatgATTTTTGGGTAATTGTCGCTGGCCACTTTGAGGGCCGTATCTCAGCCTTCCAATTACCTTTTGGGGTGATTTTATACTTAACATGAATTTCAGAATATCTGTTaaaacttttatgttttatatttttcatatttatatttttaatataatgtcaTATTGTACAAAAAACTGACGAATTTAATATTTCCTACTTTGCGATGGCTATATCATATAATTGgtctatttttttcataattcttTCACCATTATTTTAAATGGATGTTTTGGTATGCCtctttaaaatttcatatttttttaagtttatttactattttttattgTCTCAATCTATAAGTGcagttttatttttcagtttgtacaattttttttttgtgtgttttttatttgttcttgataatttttctatatttgatattttttctaatcatattaacatgtattttaatataaaataaaagataaaaaagatGGATAAAATTTAGTCGCATTTCATTTAAGATGAATTGCAATCACATTAAAATTCTTACCAtcttaggattttattttattttaaatttttatatttgagtttgaatttatttagttttgaatttttgttacatttatttatttttttttagttttactttttatttcatttttaaaatttattttaatttaatgggCATGAGATGTTGAAAAGTCCAAATGTACTACATGAATTGGTGTGCAAATATTGTCTTGATGTGAAGgtccaataaaaattaaaattacacagGGAAAGCCACTAAGAACCAAAATATTATATCAACATACTTGATAATGTTATATATACTTTTCCTCAATAAACAATTTCACTTATTTTTCACTcactaatattataataataatcttTTAAGAATTATGATGCACTAAGTACATATTAAGTTTAAATAtcgatcaaaattaaataaaaaataaaatttcttcaaGAGTCCTCAGAGGAAAAGATATAATAATAACACGAGTCGTTTCCCATACAGCATGCATTTTTGAATGAAGCCTATGTCTGGCATCTGATATGAAAATGGAAGAATAAAGAGAATgctatgctataatggaattgATTAGGAAAATCAGGGCTTCTGCCTGTAAATTTTTATCTTGGCGTCCCATGGAAGAGAGGACGAATGAAGGTGAAATATTTTGTAGCAAAATCAAGCCAGCAGTAAAATAAAATgtgaacctttttttttttcatatcaaAAGCTACAAGCAACAGAAAACTAACTGCTAATTTCCCTATCCATTTTCATTCTCTTTGCAGTTTGCACCTCCGACATGCTACTGCTTCGTTGCTGGGAAGATGCATCATGCTGGTATGCACAATTGGCGCCATGCCGACATCCTCTTGAACTGTTAAAGTAAATACAAGGTTTCATAATCTTGGGCTTCGAATCTCTTGATTTGAGATGAAGTAATTCTTGGTTTGTTCCTACTTGGTGACTGTAACGGCCACCATATTGATGAGGGGATTCATGTCTTTCACCTCCATGTTGCTGGATCAAGTTCTTGTAATAGTTCACATCCTTCACTTGTGGAACTCCAACAGGAGGTCCAGATGAAGCTGGAGCCGCAGCTGGAGGAACCTGTGCATTTGAGATATACCCTGGCCCAACACCATTTGATTGAGCATAAACGGGTCCACTTGAATTAGCAACAAACGACGAAGTTGTGCAGGTATCGGTTCTATTCATGTGCAAATAAGATGGTTCTGATAGAGTTGGAAGAGGCGGTGGAACATCTGATGAAGGGACAAAAGGTGCATTTGGCTTAGGGATGTTCTGCCCATTGGATTCAGCTGCATAATCTTGAATCAACTTCTCAATCAATTTTGGGTTGTTGAGAATTTTAATGAGCAGATCATTGTCTACCAAACCTCCCTGCTCATTGCTCTTATTAATGGCAGCAAAGGCAGCCGATGCAGCAGCTATTACATCAGGTTCAACACCAGGGATAGCTCCAGAAGCAGGTTTTTCATTGATAGTACTGGAGATGGAAGGAATGCTGCACTGAGGAGGTGGAATTCCAGAGACTAATAGTTGGGACTGTGAGCTCATAGGAACATTAAATGATCCCATTAAATCAGAAGGTGCATCAGTTGCATCTTCATCTTCAATGGGAGTAATTGGAATCAGAGGCACTTGATCACTGTGCCGATAATCTCCTAAGTCTGCGGAGAAAGTGGGGCTGCATAGAGAGAAGAAACTTTTTAGGTCCAGAAGtagaaaacaaaagaagaagatCAAGGAATATGATAATAGTTTCAAACTTTTGAGGAATGGCAGATGTGCGAGGATAAACAGCTTCAAGCACTCTCATCTCTCTCTGATTTTGAACCTCCACCTCTTTG
This genomic window contains:
- the LOC110606740 gene encoding zinc finger CCCH domain-containing protein 6; the encoded protein is MRGLQKSKRVSWATDVNLCQVRLFLSEESPSQVGLGAQDHLQAKASWLPHTAGTNAEDTLPPGFEGLSATQSHTKSSDIPVIKWRCPPRFILDLAWQVVAGEESKEVEVQNQREMRVLEAVYPRTSAIPQNPTFSADLGDYRHSDQVPLIPITPIEDEDATDAPSDLMGSFNVPMSSQSQLLVSGIPPPQCSIPSISSTINEKPASGAIPGVEPDVIAAASAAFAAINKSNEQGGLVDNDLLIKILNNPKLIEKLIQDYAAESNGQNIPKPNAPFVPSSDVPPPLPTLSEPSYLHMNRTDTCTTSSFVANSSGPVYAQSNGVGPGYISNAQVPPAAAPASSGPPVGVPQVKDVNYYKNLIQQHGGERHESPHQYGGRYSHQVGTNQELLHLKSRDSKPKIMKPCIYFNSSRGCRHGANCAYQHDASSQQRSSSMSEVQTAKRMKMDREISS